From the Luteolibacter rhizosphaerae genome, one window contains:
- a CDS encoding lysophospholipid acyltransferase family protein translates to MSEEALEEAATPRPTLAHRLEYAAFRSVEGLLGLMSLATVTRVGGGLGLIAWALSPGHRRLVRRNLRIATAAQAPDEARLDAMVRETFRRAGGNLLASQRAATLPQGELRKHIEFSGLEHLLTPIRAGRGVVLVWSHMGNWEVLAQLIRETGEAIEGGPIYRPLQNPLLDELTVQRRTQEGAVLFNKHDGFNGPAALLRRGGVVTVMTDQRAGGHGELCPFFGRLSSCTPLPALLARRTGSAMVTLSITSQKTGKWLLTIRSVPEKAKTAEVLGHLETAMRDQLTDVFWFHDRWRVDKMVPFGFFTKEAPAEDARAASQVVRAVVTLPPGDGAAVEVLTTLLELRPDARIDVLDNGKLPPLPEDPRLVRFPAEHANGLLERCDASHAVPLDFALLLDSDLHLATAAKRLGLRAIIGAGVSGKPWTRSIPRPADREGWREFATKLVLTAKSRKPAP, encoded by the coding sequence ATGAGCGAAGAAGCACTTGAGGAGGCAGCAACCCCGCGGCCGACGCTGGCACACCGGCTGGAGTATGCCGCTTTCCGCTCGGTGGAGGGCCTGCTGGGACTGATGTCGCTGGCAACGGTGACGCGGGTGGGCGGCGGGCTGGGCTTGATCGCTTGGGCGCTTTCACCGGGACACCGGCGTCTGGTGCGGCGCAACCTGCGGATCGCGACCGCGGCCCAGGCACCGGATGAAGCCCGGCTGGATGCGATGGTGCGCGAGACCTTCCGCCGCGCGGGTGGCAACCTGCTGGCCAGCCAGCGGGCGGCAACCCTGCCGCAGGGCGAGCTGCGGAAGCACATCGAGTTCTCAGGCCTGGAACATCTGCTCACGCCGATCCGTGCCGGGCGCGGTGTAGTGCTGGTGTGGTCCCACATGGGCAACTGGGAGGTGCTGGCACAACTCATCCGCGAGACCGGCGAAGCGATCGAAGGAGGGCCGATCTACCGACCGCTGCAGAATCCGCTGCTGGACGAACTAACCGTGCAGCGCCGGACCCAAGAGGGTGCGGTCCTCTTCAACAAGCACGATGGCTTCAACGGTCCAGCCGCGCTGCTGCGCCGGGGTGGCGTGGTGACGGTGATGACCGATCAGCGCGCCGGTGGTCATGGAGAGCTCTGCCCTTTCTTCGGCAGGCTCTCATCCTGCACTCCGCTGCCCGCCTTGCTCGCGCGGCGGACCGGATCGGCGATGGTCACGCTTTCGATCACCTCGCAGAAGACCGGCAAGTGGCTGCTCACGATACGCTCCGTTCCTGAGAAGGCGAAGACCGCCGAGGTGCTGGGACACTTGGAAACGGCGATGCGCGATCAGTTGACCGATGTCTTCTGGTTTCACGACCGCTGGCGCGTGGACAAGATGGTGCCCTTCGGATTCTTCACGAAGGAAGCACCGGCCGAGGACGCACGGGCGGCGAGCCAGGTGGTGCGTGCCGTGGTGACCCTCCCGCCGGGCGATGGCGCCGCGGTGGAAGTGCTGACGACGCTGCTCGAGCTACGGCCCGATGCCCGCATCGACGTGCTGGATAACGGGAAGCTTCCCCCTCTGCCGGAAGATCCGCGTCTGGTCCGCTTCCCGGCGGAGCATGCGAACGGACTGCTGGAGCGTTGTGATGCCTCGCATGCCGTGCCACTGGATTTTGCCCTCTTGTTAGATAGCGACCTCCACCTCGCCACCGCCGCGAAGCGTCTCGGCTTGAGAGCGATCATCGGGGCCGGCGTAAGCGGCAAGCCGTGGACCCGCAGCATCCCCCGCCCTGCCGACCGCGAGGGCTGGAGGGAATTCGCGACCAAGCTGGTGCTGACCGCGAAATCCCGGAAGCCCGCGCCATGA
- a CDS encoding mitochondrial fission ELM1 family protein: MKPLSIQILSDGKPGHENQSYGLAEAIGRLREVEVSKISLSEVKGGIARFRHAWKQSGLLPRPDLILGAGHAVHPAMLALARRNKVPCVVMMKPTLPCGLFDLCLVPEHDLGGKSPSGHVIPTLGALNRVPPAKRDGRDGGIILLGGPSSSYGWDQAAVTTAVKAIVEDGRSLKWLATDSRRSPEGTLPGIAAAVPGVEAHLHAGTGRNWLPEKLATASEAWVTEESISMIYEALSSGARVGLLPVPATKKAGRVARGIAKLAEAGFVTRFAEWSPRTGLTEAPRVLREADRCAEIVLERLIKR, translated from the coding sequence ATGAAGCCGCTGAGCATCCAAATCCTCTCGGACGGCAAGCCGGGGCACGAGAACCAGTCCTATGGTCTGGCGGAAGCGATCGGGCGACTGCGGGAAGTGGAAGTCTCAAAGATCTCCTTGAGTGAAGTGAAAGGAGGCATCGCACGCTTCCGCCACGCGTGGAAGCAGAGCGGGCTCTTGCCACGGCCGGATCTGATCCTGGGTGCAGGGCATGCAGTTCATCCTGCGATGCTGGCGTTGGCGCGACGCAACAAGGTGCCATGCGTGGTGATGATGAAGCCGACGCTTCCCTGCGGGCTCTTCGATCTCTGCCTCGTGCCCGAACATGATCTTGGCGGGAAATCACCTTCCGGGCATGTGATCCCAACCCTAGGCGCCCTGAACCGGGTGCCGCCTGCCAAGCGCGACGGGAGGGATGGAGGCATTATTCTTTTGGGCGGGCCTTCGTCTTCGTACGGCTGGGATCAGGCTGCGGTGACGACTGCGGTGAAAGCGATCGTGGAGGATGGACGAAGCTTGAAGTGGCTCGCCACCGATTCCCGCCGATCTCCGGAAGGAACGCTTCCCGGAATCGCCGCGGCGGTGCCCGGAGTGGAGGCCCATCTGCATGCCGGGACGGGGCGCAACTGGCTTCCGGAGAAACTCGCCACCGCTTCCGAAGCATGGGTGACCGAAGAGAGCATCTCGATGATCTACGAGGCGCTTAGTAGCGGCGCACGGGTAGGCCTGCTGCCCGTGCCGGCGACCAAGAAGGCGGGGCGCGTGGCGAGAGGGATCGCAAAACTGGCCGAGGCCGGCTTCGTGACCCGATTTGCCGAGTGGTCGCCACGCACGGGTTTGACGGAAGCGCCGCGCGTGCTACGAGAGGCGGACCGATGTGCGGAGATCGTGCTCGAGCGATTGATAAAACGATGA
- a CDS encoding glycosyltransferase family 4 protein, whose translation MKVLQMIPEMESGGVERGTLELARHLGRYGHESLVISGGGKMVSQLEACGTRHITMPVGRKRLSSLFFVRKLRKLFDQERPDILHLRSRVPAWLAWLAWRGMDPATRPRLVTTVHGFNSVNRYSEIMTCGERVICVSESIRDHVLKHYPRVDETRLRVIHRGIDPAEYPYGYRPDPEWVENFHREFPATRGKRLLTLPGRITRLKGHEDLAIILKALAEDESIHGLIAGGAHPRKAAYLDEIKALFKAEGLADRVTFTGGRSDLREILAISSLVLSLTTQPESFGRTTLEALGLGVPVAGYDHGGVGEQLKLLYPAGRLPANDPEDSVALVRGLLEDPPKVPREHPFTLDAMLEGTMGVYGELLR comes from the coding sequence ATGAAGGTGCTGCAGATGATCCCCGAGATGGAGTCCGGCGGTGTCGAGCGCGGCACGCTGGAACTGGCGCGCCATCTCGGACGCTACGGCCATGAATCTCTCGTGATCTCCGGCGGCGGCAAGATGGTGAGCCAACTGGAAGCCTGCGGGACGCGGCACATCACGATGCCCGTCGGCCGCAAGCGCTTGTCCTCGCTGTTTTTCGTTAGGAAGCTGCGCAAGCTTTTCGATCAGGAGAGGCCGGATATCCTCCATCTGCGCTCGCGGGTACCCGCGTGGCTCGCATGGCTGGCGTGGCGCGGCATGGATCCGGCAACGCGCCCTCGCTTGGTTACGACGGTTCACGGTTTTAACTCGGTGAACCGCTACTCGGAGATCATGACCTGCGGTGAACGCGTGATCTGCGTTTCCGAAAGCATCCGGGATCATGTCCTGAAGCATTACCCCCGCGTGGATGAGACCCGGCTGCGCGTCATTCACCGCGGCATCGATCCGGCGGAGTATCCCTACGGTTATCGGCCGGATCCGGAGTGGGTCGAGAATTTCCATCGCGAGTTCCCGGCCACCCGTGGGAAGCGTCTGCTGACCCTTCCCGGGCGCATCACAAGGCTGAAGGGGCACGAGGACCTCGCCATCATTCTAAAAGCATTGGCAGAGGATGAGAGCATCCACGGGCTCATCGCCGGTGGAGCCCATCCGCGGAAGGCGGCCTATCTCGACGAGATCAAGGCGCTGTTCAAAGCCGAGGGACTGGCGGATCGAGTGACCTTCACCGGCGGGCGCTCGGACTTGCGAGAGATCCTGGCGATTTCATCGCTCGTGCTCTCTCTCACCACCCAGCCGGAATCCTTCGGGCGCACGACTTTGGAGGCGCTCGGGCTAGGCGTGCCGGTGGCGGGCTACGATCACGGTGGCGTGGGGGAACAACTCAAGTTGCTTTATCCGGCAGGTCGTCTGCCTGCGAACGATCCCGAGGATTCGGTAGCGCTCGTCCGGGGCCTGCTGGAAGATCCGCCCAAGGTGCCGCGCGAGCATCCCTTCACGCTCGATGCGATGCTGGAGGGGACGATGGGAGTTTACGGGGAGCTGCTGCGGTAG